A genomic segment from Clostridia bacterium encodes:
- a CDS encoding IMP cyclohydrolase, giving the protein MKTLNIYEELKSNAYPGRGIVIGKSADGKKAVTAYFIMGRSVNSRNRVFVEDGDGIRTQAFDPSKLEDPHLIIYAPVRVLGNKTIVTNGDQTDTIYDLMNQQQTFEQALRTREFEDDAPNFTPRISGIIKTDKGGFNYAMSILKSADGNPESCVRHTFTYSNPLNGEGHFIHTYMGDGSPLPSFEGEPKKVEIPNCIDEFTTGLWGALNEENKVSLFVRFIDLETGEVKSKIVNKNK; this is encoded by the coding sequence CGGTCGCGGTATCGTAATCGGAAAAAGTGCTGACGGTAAAAAGGCTGTTACAGCGTATTTTATCATGGGCAGAAGCGTAAACAGCCGTAACCGCGTATTTGTTGAAGATGGTGACGGTATCCGCACTCAGGCGTTTGACCCGTCTAAGCTTGAGGATCCGCATCTTATCATTTACGCGCCCGTTCGTGTTCTTGGCAATAAAACCATTGTAACCAACGGCGACCAGACGGATACCATTTACGACTTGATGAATCAGCAACAGACCTTTGAACAGGCGTTGAGAACCCGTGAATTTGAGGACGACGCACCGAACTTTACACCCAGAATTTCAGGTATCATCAAAACCGACAAGGGTGGCTTTAACTACGCTATGTCCATTTTAAAGAGCGCAGACGGCAACCCTGAATCCTGTGTAAGACACACTTTTACATACAGCAATCCGTTAAATGGTGAAGGGCATTTCATTCACACCTATATGGGCGACGGGTCTCCGCTTCCATCTTTTGAAGGCGAACCCAAAAAGGTTGAAATTCCCAACTGCATTGATGAATTTACAACCGGCTTGTGGGGAGCATTGAACGAAGAAAATAAAGTTTCCTTGTTTGTTCGTTTTATCGATCTTGAAACAGGCGAAGTGAAATCTAAGATTGTAAATAAAAATAAATAA